aagacAATTATCTAAacttataatttaaattaaatcaaatgaagCTTTACCTCTTTGTTAAGTATTTAATTCAATAATCGAATCCATTCACTCGTGCAGTATTTTTCATACCTCCTTGGCAgatttatttcttgttttaagcatataaaatcatataaacttaattttgatctttttttagaacaatattgaatatattatgtcattttgcttctcaaataaataaattatacacacacacgcacacgcacgcacgcacacatacacacacacatatactgtatatatatatatatatattatacatttattattaataaatttaGTAATAATTAATCTTGATATTATAAGATATTATCTaagaatatttgaagagtttggttccaaaatgtttaaatgtattcCAAATGTATCTCATTTTGTAACAAAACTCTTCATTTAGACATTtctactggaaaacaagacaaaaatactaagcaggattttttttgcagtttccttccttctttctcgagagaaatggaaaacatAAAACTTTGTTGTACCAAACTAAATATACATAGGACAATATAAAACAAGGACAATACAAAGCACAACTATACTCTATATGGCAATAAGAAAAGTCACTCTCTCAGTTGTGTTAAAGCACCAACCCCCTCCTCCATTATACTGCGATATACAGAGCTCTTAACTGCTTTACCTGACAGCAGGAGGTTTATATTCACAATAATCCTCATATATCCATCTCTTATCCAGCCTTTCGTGTCTCATTACAGCCACACCACCACTGACTCTCACTTCCCTTTGTTTCCACAACCAGACTTCAGCATCTGCTTGTGATGCGTGTTCACTGGAAATAAAGTCCACCAGCCATTTTCATATCAAAAGCTCATAATTCTCCTCCACCATCCCCTGAAGAATGACTAACAGCTTTGAGCATAATTCATGAAACGTCTCTCCGTTTGGCAAATGAGAAGGAAATTGCTGCCTGATTCTCGCAGGCAAACAATCATGAAAATAACCCACAAAGACATGTGAATAACAGCCGAAATGTAAACTTCGCTGGCATGATGtagttattttattcattatcCTGGTGTATGGAAAGCGTTTCAGGACGAATCTTACAAAGGTGAACCTTCCCACCACCTATAATTGCATTCAAGTCAACTTCTTCCAATCCTtgtacagtacataaagaaCCACAAAATGTACTTTACATATGAAATAATATATCATAGTTTTTACACTGTTTTCAGCGATgggaattatatttttattattattttaatgagttATGTATGTTTATGCAAATATAAACTCTCTCTTACCTTTGAGTTTGTTGTGCTCGGAGTCTGCAGGGAAGAGGCAATCTGGGAAGAGTTTCGGGAAGGTCAGGCCGGCGTATTTTGGCCTGTTTTCCACGTAGTTACGCACAGTTGGCTGCAGTTTCTTCATGAACTCGGGAGAGGGCGTGCCGAGCTGCTCTATAACCTTATTCCATTGGTCGATATCTGAATGGGGGTGGAGTCACGGAAAAACGCCTACATGCTGTATGAGGCAAAACTGTATTATCTGATCAAATAATGCATTTTTCCGTTTTAATGTGGTTATTGGCTAAACTAGAAGTTCTTCTAGTACAAACACCTAAAAATTCTTAAATTGTGATACATTTACATGACAAGGGAAGTGATTTGAGATAtgtagtcttgttttatgaaagaaaatgtaaaaatgaattaagTTCATGCTTAAAACAAGGCACACCTGGTAATAATTGTGTTTCGTCACGGCTGCCTGTCATTTCTTTCTGTGGCACTTCGTGTCTGCGTCGCTTTTCATTCGGTGCAcagtttacatttcattttttcaaactATGTATCATACattcattttgaagaattaTCAGTGTCCAACAGAGCCAATGACATCACACCGGCATCTTTTGGGGTCTAATAAGCTCAAGCACAGTTGACAGACCCCACCCATGCTGTGCTGTTCACACAAGATTCACAGGTCTGCTGAACAGCCCATTATTGTAAACAAACATTcagccaaaacaaacacaaacatttcctCTCTGAGTGAGATTGATAATGTGTCTCCGTTCATTCACCGCTCCGCAGGGTTTCGAAAGATTGCCGACAAGGTCGTTCAAACAAACCAGCAATTACCAGACCGGAAAGTATAAACATCatcaaatacaaacacacagacccCTGACCAACACATTCACCATCACAACCCATCACACGCTCAAATATTCCAGTTCATGTAAAGCTGTAAAGTAAAGCTGTGGGAAATTGGGGCGACTTGGGATAAAAAAAATGGATTGGGGAGAGATACTGTACTGCTGGAATTCACTTCATTGGTGGCGTTTAAGAGAATGTTTTCTAGCAGATACGTCTGAGATGGGTTGGCTGGGGTGAATGGATCCTTAAGATGTAATAGCTGTCCTCTCTGGGCGCCTAGCAACAGGGGGGAGGGATGAATGTTGTCATGGTAGCCCAGTTGGCCTTGGGTAATCACGTGACTGTTTTTGCTCCCCAGGCATCCTATGATTCCCACAAAAGGGGGTCCTGGTTCAAAGGGCCAGTGTAGCCGGGACCACATTACATCATCCAGCAGGAACGGCCTGCCTcctaaaacacaaaaccacccacgtatctctctctcgctctctatcGACATCTCACATTTAAAGAAGCCAACATATAATAAAGACTGCCTAGTGCCTTCTTGCTTTAAATAGCAAATTTGGTTTAATGGTGACAATAAAAACAGGTTTCTATTCCTGCAGCTCAAAAAACAGTTCACATATTGTGTTTGTCATATTGTATCAGTACAACCAAAATAACAACTATGTCCTTGTATCAGTTTTAACCAAAATAATGTTGTTAACACAGTTATTGCAAACTATAAAAccagtttttatttcatttcttatcaaagctgcaatccatattTTTgcctctatcgccatctctgtttaaaagataaaattgcaggttactttacatacagtacttaTCTTTACATGGGCTGATGTCAAATAtagtcaaactgacatttcctgtgGAATCAGACCCAacataaatgattatttttaattagttatttttgctatttttacagatttttgtttattttcatgattAATATTATCTGTTTATTTACCCATACATTTCTATTTATATTCCATCAAAAAACAGACGGCCGGGCAGGATACGATCTGTGCCTGGAAACAGCACTGCTCCTCTTATAACTTCTCCAAAGATACAGCCTACAGACCACATGTCCACTATAcaccacacatacacaacacacgAGTCAGCCATACAGCATATATACCATTAAACGACATACTACtatacatattaatataaaagCTCCTTTGTATGAAACATTAAGTAAGTTCCAAGGACACCTGTCACATTACCTCTCAATATATTTTCCTTTCATTTCTGACTCCGTACATTTCGTTTACATTTTCACTTCACTTGCAAAATCACTTTGGAAGGCATAATACCATCCTTCACCTTcatgtattaaatatattcTGATTCATTATTAAACAGGGTGATTCTTACAGCAGTCTATGTTAGGAATCTAAAACAGGTTTGCAGAACGTGATACGAGAAAATCAAGTGCAGAAAACTGACGCGCTAAAAATTGCTAAACTAAAATTGTataatttgtatgtgtttaggtaaaattgtcgtttttgtttcattctgtgaactactgacgatatttttaccaaatttcaaataaaaaaattgtgaaaactagagaaacaggtcaaaataacagaaaagacttTAAATGCTGCAAAGACAACAAGTACATCGTTTACTTTTAAGcattacaacagtaatatttgtacacgtatttaggaaaagttccatTTTTTTTGATAAACTTGatgtttattacagttttcatgtgtcttgtcatgctgtcagtctttcacattgacATTGGATGaatttgtcactcctgaggtttgatttagtaattcaacagacactggactgaaatggccacaatacatctagaaatgctgattacatgaaaatttggaatggtctcttaattttttaccGCAGCTGTACATCGCCAAATGCAACAACAAATGTGAAATATGTAAGAACTATTGATGAGAAAGGACAGCAAAGCTCATTCAGCCGTGTGTTAATGgcttttaatgatgttttaatgATGCCTGGAGCTTTGCAGGGACTCTTAAGGAGCTGTTGTATTGTATTCAGAAGAAACCGAATCGTAAAAGTCGATTGCAAACATCGAGTGATTTTTTATCAGTGGAACTCAAAAACAAAGATGTGTGTATTTCATAGACCTGCACAGCAAAAATAACTTTCTGTTAAGATCTACAGATGATGCAAGACTTGTGTGAGCTCTGAAAATTCTGAATAttctttttgatgttttaattgACACAGCATTTGAAACAGCGTTGGCTAATCGTGCTCTTTAAAAGTTATAAACCtgagaaaaatgaaaagttaaaTTCTCAGTTTTATTCCTAGAATAGTGAgctgaaaatgtaaaataaagaagAACGTGTAAAACACAGACTCAACGTGTTCAAATATCCAAAATAAGAAGACTACATAAACGCTATACAATATATATTAGAAATATTATATTAGAAGTTTCTAGTCTGAGTGGAAGAAACTGACAGAAAAATATGTGACTAAAAAATCAAAGTTAGCTAGAAAATTAGTTGGTTATATAAGATTAAAACATTTTGGGTTAAAGAAACTACAACCTTAGTCACTTCGATATGCCTGAACAGATGAATACTGGTCTGGTCTGGTCAAGACTCATGTGGACCACAAAATCATGACATGAATCCATTTGctcttttgaaaaaaaaagttcaaataaGATTGAGAATTATAAAGAATGTATTGTTATTCTTGAAGAAAGGGCTAATTCAATATGCCATCATTGCAAATGGTGACTATTTTAAATTCTGGATGAACTTGTtcttaaaaaaagtattaagtCTATGGATCACTAATATAAAAACGGAAAATTTATGCTTATTTCTTATCGGCTTGTAAAATCATCAAGCCGAGTTGGACTCAATCGTGAAGGATACAGTCCCTGCCGGGGAACAGGATTTTGTGGCGCACCATTTCTCCCATGATGCAACCAACTGACCAAATATCCACTGTAGGCAAAGAAGAAGAAACAAGAGCGAAAGGAAGAAAAACAGAGGTTAGCATTAGTACAAATACATCATCGGTGATGTGAAAGATTTGTGTGAGTTGTGTTACTCCCGCTAATAACATCTGCAGTGTCTGTCATGCATTCAATTACATGAAGCACTATGTGCCTGAGCTGGGGACAGACCTCAGGGAGGACATTTCTGCCAGAAAATCCATAGCCTGACCTCTCTCTTAAACTCTTATAAACAAGACTTTGCCCTTTAATGTATTAATGAAAGTCATTTGTGTTGTTAAGCAGTAGAAGCTGTTAGTGTTGTCTGTAAATGAAGTGCGGGTTAGCAGGACATCTAAATACGGGTGTCATTCTCAACTTCAGATTTGTTCAACGTTACATTACGTGTGAAGTGTTTGGTTTACCGTTCTCCTTGTAGCCCATTCCCAAAATGACTTCTGGAGCCCTGTAGTATCGCGTCACTACATAGGGGGTCATCATAAAACTAGTGCCGGCGGTCCTCGCCAGCCCAAAGTCCAAGATCTTCAGCGTACAATCGGATTTCACCACAATATTGCTAGGTTTCAGATCCTAAAGAGAAGGCAGatgacaaatattttatttttcctaattattaaaaataacattccATCCAATTAAAACTGAGATTGATCTTCAACAAAAGAAACAGCCTGATCTCTCTGAAATTCCTAACTAGTTTTTGAAGCggctaatttgtataaatttgcaTAATGTGCATTGTTCAAAAATATACGTTTATTAGAAAAGCCCCAACCCTAACCCCACCTCTAAATTTTAACGCAAAGTTGTTCtagtttattaaaactattaaaacatttttgcttattgccatgaaataaaatatcagCCTACAATCTAAAAACTGTTGTGTTATAACAACACAATCTgtctatttatttaacataaaaatcaacacaaaatgactcataatgtgttaaaactacataacacaaaaatgtgttattatttaACACATCCTTTTGAGagtgtaaatattatttaaacaaaaatgaactgaaataagTCAAAATAAAcgtgaaataaacaaaaactaaactaaatccgaaattaaataataaaaataaataagtggcaatataaaaataagcaaatacatattaaaatgacaaaagcacatcatATCATAGCTAAACAgtaaactaaaattaacatgaaaactaaaaatataaaaataaaagcttactgaaaatattgataaaatgacaataaagctcaaattaaaactataataactctgccaCTTGCATGAAAGCAGATCATtttaaaacgtacaaatgagaaaaaagcaACTATTGGTAAAGTTAAGCATAGTTTAACATTgtgcaaatataaaaatacagcagtGACAACCAATGAGATTAAAGATAACAGATAACTTCAATAATACTGTCCGAGTGTAAACCTTTACTGGCATTAACTTGGAAACCATTCAGTGGAAATTTGTCTTCcgtgtgtatatatttaagtttttttttgtctcttaCCCTGTGTATGATGCCGGCTGAGTGCAGGTGTTTGATTCCACACAACATCTGATAGAGAAGGTAGGACATTCTTTCATGTTCCAATTCCATCTGAATCACCTGACAAAGGTTTGCGTCCATCAGCTCCATAACCAGATAACTAATGTAGAAAGGAGTTTAAAGCTTATTTATTGGTTAAACTAATAGATTGTTCTATGTATCTATGTGTTTCATCAGCACCGCTTCGTTCATGACTTCTTCATGTGCAGAAGAGCCTGCTGTTGATCAATGTGGATCTTTACGGCCTCTTGCGTTGAGAAAATGCCTGCCGATGGATGGCGGCCGGCAGGTCGGTCAATGCGAACGCTAACAGTCAATGCTAGTGCTCAAATATTTCTCACATATATATATGCTCACATATTTAACGGATTAAATGTCACATCTCAATTTCTTGTTTAATGACGAACCAAAATGGTGTGACGGTGCACTTATAGAAATCTATACATACTGTCTGATGTATATACAGATGTAAATTTAGGAAAAGCATCGTTTAAAGGCAGTTAGACAAAATATGAAGATTAAGTTTTGAGTTTATTAATGTAGTCAACATGAACTTCATCTACACAGAACTTCTAATGATCCAGCTTTGAGCGGGTAGATGCTTCCTACTCCATGTATTGATCGTGATCTAAGTCCACACAACGTGAAGAATATATTAAGCCATTGGCGGCAGTGTTTAGGGACCAACCAGAAAGCGCGTACACAAATGATAGCAGGTGATAGATGACCCCCGCTCTGCATCATTTCAATAGTCGTATTGAGACTGTGTGTGGGCCTGAGATAAATCACCATCAAGGGTATACAGAAATgaactactgtaaatatatcatAAATTACTGTAGCGGTTTATGCATTATCCTTCAACAAATGTTTACACAAGTAttacatatttttcaaaaacatctaaattattcttaatgtttgtttacatgcagaCAACACGTGTCTGCTTTTCTTACTGatcttatttttctcttttctgtaAGCAATTTAGCTTAAAGGACCGAGCAATACATGACATGCTGAtcgtttttatttgtatacatgcaagtactgtatattgtacatACTCTATATCAAAAAATGAATCAGCCAATCGGATTTTAGAGAGAGTCTTGTAATAATTCAGTATGTGTTCACATTAGCTGTACATGTTTGTGGAAGTATTTAAAGCAATCGTGTTTAAACATCATGTCTAGAAAGTTACTCACACATCTTGAAATTCCTCTAAAGACTTCTGTGGTGTGAAGACATTTAATAAGCTGATGATCTGTAAgagaaaatgtggaaaaagtcgAACGTGAGAGAATTATTATTTAGTAACCCACAGTTCAAGTCATCAGCAAAAGATTGTTGGCGATCAATAACAGAGCCATTTACAGTCGATAAGAGATAAAGATGAAAGAAGAACTACATTCGTATTTCCGTCTCGTCCCAGCTGTCCTTTATAAcatgaatctctctctctctctgccggCGGCCGCTATGTTGTTCTGTATTGATGGGTGGTCatgctttactctctatatgtCTCTGCCTCACATCAAACATTGTATCTTCTCTAATAAAAGACTTGTCATCTGTCTTTTTGTGGTGCATCAATGCCACATATCTGTTTACCGTTATAATACATATGGAGTTTATTCAGACCCAAAACTCGCGCGTAAGAAAACCACACGCGCATGCGTGATTTTAGCGCGCAGAAAAGTTCCACGAGCGTAAACACACCCTCGCGAGAGCGCATTTATGCTCCGAGTGCAAAAACAAAGTTAACAATAAAATGAGCGGAGAcatctgccattgtcccgcctccaaagactcagaagtcaactcaacgagcgagcaagtgttgagcagttgcgagaacatagagagaatcgcgcgcgcgctcgtcaaaacctcttttgtttttgttcgcggagcagaaatgcgcccgcgcgaggattattttccgcttgcggatactgttctgctctctcgcggagtttaaatgcgccctcacGGAGCAGCTTACCGcacgtggttatcattatgcgcgtttgcatcgcgcgtgagttttgggacTATATAAACTCCATAAATACAGCTCATATCCATATCTCATGTATTTCCTGTTTCtgtttgtgaccctggaccacaaaaccagtcataagtagcacgggtaCATTTCTAgtaatagccaacaatacattgtacgggtcaaaatgatcgatttttcttttatgccaaaaatcattaggatattaatcATGCTCCATTAAGATATTTAGAACATTTttcctaccctaaatatatcaaaactttatttttgtgagggGATGCAGCAAAAGTGTGAATATAAATGGcgggaaacacgcctacaaacttcacttcACTTGCTGCTGGCGCTCTttgagaattacccactcaagtttggtatctatgtaaagcttagagtTTCAGtttgggttcatctactctccacaacgtcattacaacGGTAAGCCAAAAACGGgcgttaaaacaaaccctgctacagcgcctctgatggacactttaaaggcgattctctcaatattttgatgctttgcaccctcagattccagattttcaaatattgtcctatcctaacaaaccatacatcaatagaaagcttatttattttgatatatctcaatttaaataaattgacCCTTGTGGTCCAGCGTCGCATTTGCATTCTGGCATACTACATTAGTCTTAGTAAACATGAAacattgcattcatttttttgctATCGATCTTGCAGGCTAACCAGTGAAGTCACGCTTCAGAATAGAAACAGGGTCTTTCATACTGTAGGTCACATCAAAAGTAAAACTTGAAACTTATCATCAGAGGTCAAGCATCCACACCACTGCAATGGAGTATTCGTGTCTCATAGGAGACAGTTTGCAACATTATCCATCCGATggagctcaagtaagagataaTGAGATCTGGCACTCACGTTTTTGTGATTGACAcatttcataagcaccagctcccTGTATGCTCTTTTGGCGTGAGTCTGGTTCTGAAAGGGTCTACTGAgtttcttaatagccacatttCTGTCCAGGACTGCGTCATATCCAGcactgtagagagagagagagagagagagagagagagagagagagagagagagagagagagagagagaaagcattaTTAACGTGCTGGAGAGAACAACATGGAATATAAAATGTACAGAATAAGATCAGTGACATTTATCAGACATGTACAACCATAACCATCAATTGTGCTGAATATAACCAATTCATGTAGCAGTGATGTATGTTATCTATTACTACGATGGAATTAGCTGTGAAATCAGGAAGCTCTTCACTGATTGGTCacttctcaattccaagaacgttgtgttcttgtggagaccgttcttgcgaggcagcctcggaagaacgaacttggatgtacgcgccgcagtgacttctgggacttcaagcggatTCCGTAgtcgatgcatccttgatatcgagaacccATCTGGGTACTTCcatgtgttcttgagtattggaaccggactttgatggttattgatgacgtagagcgagaacacggcCGCTGAAGAACGCATGCTGAGAAACCAGTGATCAGGGAAAGGTTACATTGAAACcacgccctctctctctctctctctctctctctctctttctttgccTTCCCTCACGTCTCTGGAAAACTGTGCTCATTAACGATGCAAAAGACTCGTCTTTTTCCACAGGAAAATATGGGATTAGACGGGGCCAATgtgctcagtgtgtgtgtgtttgtgtgtgtctttaaTCCCAAAGCACAGCAGAAAACAAGTCAGCCGCTGGTTCATTGTGATTCACTCATTAGCGTTCTCGAAGTGTGTGCTAATATTAAATcgtgttaaaaaaatgtaataaattaagCTTAAAATGAAGTTACAATTCAATTTCATAATGAAACGCATCAACAATTACGTTTACCTGAGGGACAAAGTGAACCATGTGATTTAGAAAATCTTTTAATTTACGTCCTAATGACAAAAAGTATTAATGACAATAGGCGTGCCGGTCTGTTTCTTGCAGGATTATGGGAGAATTAAAAACAGGCAGTTATGAATTGCCGGGTGCAGGGGAATTGTGTGACAGAGATGTGTCGTagtgaggtgtgtttgtgtcagtgtTTATGAATAATTGAAATCATTAGACATCCCGCTGGTTTCCACAGAACTGGAACATCTTGTCATTCACAAAGTTTCACtcattttcaaaaatgaaactttctAACACAAATGAAAGCCCAAGGGCCCCTGATCGAACTGAACCTTTTTAACTTATTGCTGTCAAGAGAGGACGTGTCACCAGAGGCCATTGATTTTTATTACTGAAAGAGTGTTATAGGATAACAAATTCTGTTCTTTTACCATGTTGACATGTGTTGACAGGTTTGTTGGTAGTGTTGTTAAAAACAGACATAAAAATGAACAGCACGACTCACACAGGACCAGGAAACACAGCAGtttctataaaataataaatcctCCCGATGGAAAGTACAGATGTGAAAACGTGACATGTTGTACAGTCTAAACTGACCTTCACTGTTTTAATCCCAGATAAAATCTAATGAAAGCATTTTGGctgaataaaatgt
The Triplophysa rosa linkage group LG19, Trosa_1v2, whole genome shotgun sequence genome window above contains:
- the mapk10 gene encoding mitogen-activated protein kinase 10 isoform X4, which codes for MVFMNRHFLYNCSAPVLDVKIAFCQGFGKQVDVSYIAQHYNMSKSKVDNQFYSVEVGDSTFTVLKRYQNLKPIGSGAQGIVCAGYDAVLDRNVAIKKLSRPFQNQTHAKRAYRELVLMKCVNHKNIISLLNVFTPQKSLEEFQDVYLVMELMDANLCQVIQMELEHERMSYLLYQMLCGIKHLHSAGIIHRDLKPSNIVVKSDCTLKILDFGLARTAGTSFMMTPYVVTRYYRAPEVILGMGYKENVDIWSVGCIMGEMVRHKILFPGRDYIDQWNKVIEQLGTPSPEFMKKLQPTVRNYVENRPKYAGLTFPKLFPDCLFPADSEHNKLKASQARDLLSKMLIIDPAKRISVDEALQHPYINVWYDPAEVEAARNQHISMPPPQIYDKQLDEREHSIDEWKELIYKEVMNFEERTKNGVVKGQPSPSAQVQP
- the mapk10 gene encoding mitogen-activated protein kinase 10 isoform X5, which gives rise to MVFMNRHFLYNCSAPVLDVKIAFCQGFGKQVDVSYIAQHYNMSKSKVDNQFYSVEVGDSTFTVLKRYQNLKPIGSGAQGIVCAGYDAVLDRNVAIKKLSRPFQNQTHAKRAYRELVLMKCVNHKNIISLLNVFTPQKSLEEFQDVYLVMELMDANLCQVIQMELEHERMSYLLYQMLCGIKHLHSAGIIHRDLKPSNIVVKSDCTLKILDFGLARTAGTSFMMTPYVVTRYYRAPEVILGMGYKENVDIWSVGCIMGEMVRHKILFPGRDYIDQWNKVIEQLGTPSPEFMKKLQPTVRNYVENRPKYAGLTFPKLFPDCLFPADSEHNKLKASQARDLLSKMLIIDPAKRISVDEALQHPYINVWYDPAEVEAARNQHISMPPPQIYDKQLDEREHSIDEWKELIYKEVMNFEERTKNGVVKGQPSPSGTLCA
- the mapk10 gene encoding mitogen-activated protein kinase 10 isoform X1; translated protein: MVFMNRHFLYNCSAPVLDVKIAFCQGFGKQVDVSYIAQHYNMSKSKVDNQFYSVEVGDSTFTVLKRYQNLKPIGSGAQGIVCAGYDAVLDRNVAIKKLSRPFQNQTHAKRAYRELVLMKCVNHKNIISLLNVFTPQKSLEEFQDVYLVMELMDANLCQVIQMELEHERMSYLLYQMLCGIKHLHSAGIIHRDLKPSNIVVKSDCTLKILDFGLARTAGTSFMMTPYVVTRYYRAPEVILGMGYKENVDIWSVGCIMGEMVRHKILFPGRDYIDQWNKVIEQLGTPSPEFMKKLQPTVRNYVENRPKYAGLTFPKLFPDCLFPADSEHNKLKASQARDLLSKMLIIDPAKRISVDEALQHPYINVWYDPAEVEAARNQHISMPPPQIYDKQLDEREHSIDEWKELIYKEVMNFEERTKNGVVKGQPSPSGAAVNSSESLPPSSSVNDISSMSTDQTLASDTDSSLETSAGPLGCCR
- the mapk10 gene encoding mitogen-activated protein kinase 10 isoform X2, with amino-acid sequence MVFMNRHFLYNCSAPVLDVKIAFCQGFGKQVDVSYIAQHYNMSKSKVDNQFYSVEVGDSTFTVLKRYQNLKPIGSGAQGIVCAGYDAVLDRNVAIKKLSRPFQNQTHAKRAYRELVLMKCVNHKNIISLLNVFTPQKSLEEFQDVYLVMELMDANLCQVIQMELEHERMSYLLYQMLCGIKHLHSAGIIHRDLKPSNIVVKSDCTLKILDFGLARTAGTSFMMTPYVVTRYYRAPEVILGMGYKENVDIWSVGCIMGEMVRHKILFPGRDYIDQWNKVIEQLGTPSPEFMKKLQPTVRNYVENRPKYAGLTFPKLFPDCLFPADSEHNKLKASQARDLLSKMLIIDPAKRISVDEALQHPYINVWYDPAEVEAPPPQIYDKQLDEREHSIDEWKELIYKEVMNFEERTKNGVVKGQPSPSGAAVNSSESLPPSSSVNDISSMSTDQTLASDTDSSLETSAGPLGCCR
- the mapk10 gene encoding mitogen-activated protein kinase 10 isoform X3 codes for the protein MSKSKVDNQFYSVEVGDSTFTVLKRYQNLKPIGSGAQGIVCAGYDAVLDRNVAIKKLSRPFQNQTHAKRAYRELVLMKCVNHKNIISLLNVFTPQKSLEEFQDVYLVMELMDANLCQVIQMELEHERMSYLLYQMLCGIKHLHSAGIIHRDLKPSNIVVKSDCTLKILDFGLARTAGTSFMMTPYVVTRYYRAPEVILGMGYKENVDIWSVGCIMGEMVRHKILFPGRDYIDQWNKVIEQLGTPSPEFMKKLQPTVRNYVENRPKYAGLTFPKLFPDCLFPADSEHNKLKASQARDLLSKMLIIDPAKRISVDEALQHPYINVWYDPAEVEAARNQHISMPPPQIYDKQLDEREHSIDEWKELIYKEVMNFEERTKNGVVKGQPSPSGAAVNSSESLPPSSSVNDISSMSTDQTLASDTDSSLETSAGPLGCCR